One genomic window of Plasmodium coatneyi strain Hackeri chromosome 12, complete sequence includes the following:
- a CDS encoding Preprotein translocase — translation MVRFLNLIKPVMFLLPEVQSPDRKLPFKEKLLWTAVSLFVFLICCQIPLYGIVTSKLSDPFYWMRVILASNRGTLMELGISPIVTSGMVMQLLAGSKIIDVDQSLKEDRTLFQGAQKLLGLLITLGEAIAYVVSGIYGNISEIGTGHAIIIILQLFFAGVVVILLDELLQKGYGLGSGISLFIATNICETIMWKSFSPTTINTDKGIEFEGAIISLVYCLFTESNKISALKKSFYRTHAPNVTNLLATILVFLIVIYLQGFRVDLSVKYQSVRGQQGTYPIKLFYTSNIPIILQTALVSNLYFFSQILYKRFKNSILVNILGQWQEVESSGTSIPIGGIAYYISPPNSFADITNDPFHTLVYISFVLVACAFFSKTWIEVSGSSAKDVAKQLRDQQIGMRGYRDTPTSLTRVFNRYIPTAAAFGGMCIGALTILADFLGALGSGTGILLAVTIIYQFYEMLVKEQEKATSLF, via the exons ATGG tGAGGTTCCTCAATTTGATCAAGCCGGTTATGTTCCTACTGCCGGAGGTGCAGTCGCCAGACAGGAAGTTGCCATTCAAGGAGAAGCTACTATGGACAGCCGTGTCTTTGTTTGTCTTTCTCATATGTTGCCAAATACCGTTGTATGGTATCGTAACGAGCAAATTAAGTGACCCGTTTTATTGGATGCGTGTGATTTTGGCCTCCAACAGAGGAACGTTAATGGAGTTGGGAATATCGCCCATAGTAACAAGTGGTATGGTAATGCAGCTGTTGGCCGGTTCAAAAATAATAGACGTAGATCAGAGCTTAAAGGAAGATAGAACCCTTTTTCAAGGAGCACAGAAGTTACTAGGATTGTTAATAACCCTAGGAGAAGCCATCGCCTATGTGGTTAGCGGGATTTATGGGAACATATCAGAAATAGGAACAGGACAtgccattattattatactgcaattattttttgcagGAGTTGTGGTCATCCTGTTGGATGAACTGTTACAGAAAGGTTATGGACTAGGGTCAGGTATTTCCCTATTTATAGCAACAAACATTTGTGAAACCATTATGTGGAAGTCCTTTAGTCCAACCACCATTAATACAGATAAGGGAATCGAATTTGAGGGAGCAATTATTTCTCTAGTTTATTGCCTCTTTACTGAATCGAATAAAATATCTGCCTTGAAAAAATCTTTCTATAGAACCCATGCACCAAATGTTACGAACCTGTTAGCCACCATTTTGGTCTTCCTCATTGTTATCTACCTCCAAGGATTCAGAGTGGACTTATCTGTGAAGTATCAAAGCGTACGAGGACAACAGGGGACATACCCGATAAAGCTATTCTACACGAGCAACATCCCAATCATTTTGCAGACCGCTTTAGTGTCCaacttatatttcttctcACAAATATTATACAAACGATTCAAGAATAGCATTttagtaaatattttggGACAGTGGCAGGAAGTTGAATCGAGTGGAACCTCCATCCCTATTGGTGGAATTGCTTATTATATCTCTCCTCCGAATTCCTTTGCTGATATAACGAATGACCCGTTTCACACCCTGGTTTATATTTCCTTTGTCCTTGTGGCATGTGCCTTCTTTTCGAAGACGTGGATAGAAGTGTCAGGTAGCTCGGCTAAAGATGTTGCGAAGCAATTGCGCGATCAGCAAATTGGTATGAGAGGATATAGAGATACGCCCACATCCCTAACCAGAGTTTTCAATAGATATATCCCCACCGCAGCAGCCTTCGGAGGTATGTGCATTGGCGCGTTAACCATTTTGGCCGATTTTCTTGGAGCCTTGGGAAGTGGCACGGGTATTCTACTTGCCGTAACGATAATATATCAATTTTACGAAATGCTCGTCAAGGAACAGGAGAAGGCGACTTCACTGTTTTAA